A region of Streptomyces sp. NBC_01750 DNA encodes the following proteins:
- a CDS encoding ATP-dependent Clp protease proteolytic subunit translates to MSRPAARYVLPQFTERTSAGARTLDPYSKLLEERIIFLGTAVDDTSANDVIAQFLHLEYAAPDRDICLYINSPGGSLGAMSAIYDTMQIVTCDVETTCLGQAASTAALLLAAGAPGKRMALPGARIVVQQPATEEGLQGQLSDLDIQAQELLRLRAQLAEMLVRHTGQTPERIAADLERDKIFDAEGAKTYGLVDHVIRNRKASLADTSAP, encoded by the coding sequence ATGAGCCGCCCTGCCGCCCGCTACGTCCTGCCCCAGTTCACCGAGCGCACCAGCGCGGGAGCCCGCACCCTCGACCCGTACTCGAAGCTGCTCGAGGAGCGGATCATCTTCCTCGGGACCGCCGTCGACGACACCTCCGCCAACGATGTGATCGCGCAGTTCCTGCATCTCGAGTACGCCGCCCCGGACCGGGACATCTGCCTGTACATCAACTCCCCCGGCGGCTCGCTCGGCGCCATGTCCGCGATCTACGACACGATGCAGATCGTCACCTGCGACGTGGAGACGACCTGCCTGGGCCAGGCCGCATCGACCGCCGCGCTGCTGCTCGCCGCCGGCGCCCCGGGCAAGCGGATGGCGCTGCCGGGCGCCCGGATCGTCGTCCAGCAGCCCGCCACCGAGGAGGGGTTGCAGGGCCAGCTGTCCGATCTGGATATCCAGGCACAGGAGTTGCTGCGGCTGCGCGCCCAACTCGCCGAGATGCTTGTACGCCACACCGGCCAGACCCCGGAGCGGATCGCCGCGGATCTGGAGCGCGACAAGATCTTCGATGCCGAGGGCGCCAAGACATACGGCTTGGTGGACCACGTGATCAGGAACCGCAAGGCGTCGCTCGCCGACACCAGTGCCCCGTGA
- a CDS encoding C40 family peptidase gives MTAQIHVPSLTLMSRASAVSALTLAAVGGTLLAPGTTSEAHAATAYASKALKVAASKKGSPYRYGATGPHRFDCSGLTLYSYKNAGKKLPRTAQQQYNRTKHVSAASRQRGDLVFFHSGSYVYHVGIYAGGGKIWHSPKSGTVVRLEKIWTKSVWYGRVR, from the coding sequence ATGACTGCGCAGATTCATGTCCCGTCTCTGACTCTGATGTCCCGGGCGAGTGCCGTATCGGCCCTGACACTTGCCGCCGTCGGCGGCACCCTGCTGGCGCCGGGCACCACTTCCGAGGCTCACGCGGCTACGGCCTACGCGAGCAAGGCGCTCAAGGTGGCCGCATCGAAGAAAGGATCGCCGTACCGGTACGGCGCCACGGGCCCGCACCGCTTCGACTGCTCGGGCCTGACGCTCTACTCGTACAAGAACGCGGGCAAGAAGCTGCCACGCACCGCCCAGCAGCAGTACAACAGGACCAAGCATGTCTCGGCCGCCTCCCGGCAGCGCGGGGACCTGGTCTTCTTCCACTCCGGAAGCTACGTCTACCACGTGGGGATCTATGCCGGCGGCGGCAAGATCTGGCATTCGCCCAAGAGCGGCACCGTGGTGCGGCTGGAGAAGATCTGGACGAAGAGCGTCTGGTACGGCCGGGTGCGCTGA
- a CDS encoding LysE family translocator: MDAQLVAFTGVAAGMVAMPGADFTVVVRNALASRRAGVACAVGVAGGLLVHTALAVAGLAAVLVAVPVLYRTLQIAGGVYVLHLGVRAVRGALRPPLAARDPEGQPAGGTGRSLRQGFLTNVLNPKAPVLFLSLLPQFVPDGAPVLPRTLLLAAVVVALALLWFPLVALLVDRLGQWLRRPGTTRAVEGVTGGALTALGVTLLAEPLAR; encoded by the coding sequence ATGGACGCACAACTGGTCGCCTTCACGGGGGTCGCAGCCGGCATGGTCGCGATGCCGGGCGCGGATTTCACCGTCGTCGTACGCAACGCCCTCGCCTCCCGGCGTGCGGGGGTGGCCTGCGCCGTCGGGGTCGCCGGGGGACTGCTGGTGCACACCGCGCTGGCGGTCGCCGGGCTCGCGGCTGTGTTGGTCGCCGTGCCGGTGCTGTACCGGACGCTGCAGATCGCGGGCGGGGTCTATGTGCTCCATCTGGGTGTACGGGCGGTGCGCGGCGCGCTGCGTCCGCCGCTCGCCGCGCGGGATCCGGAGGGGCAGCCGGCCGGCGGCACGGGGCGCAGTCTGCGGCAGGGCTTCCTCACCAACGTCCTCAATCCGAAGGCGCCGGTGCTCTTCCTCAGCCTGCTACCGCAGTTCGTGCCGGACGGTGCTCCGGTGCTGCCGCGCACTCTGCTGCTCGCCGCCGTCGTCGTCGCACTGGCTCTGCTCTGGTTCCCGCTGGTGGCGCTGCTGGTGGACCGGCTCGGGCAGTGGCTGCGCCGCCCGGGCACGACCCGGGCCGTGGAAGGCGTCACCGGTGGGGCGCTGACCGCGCTGGGTGTGACGCTGCTGGCCGAGCCGCTGGCGCGCTGA
- a CDS encoding LysR family transcriptional regulator: MYDPTRLAALVAVAEAGSITRAAARLGYTAPALSQQMAKLEREAGAPLLVRHHRGARLTAAGELLAARARRVLDEMDQARHELARLAGLSGGRLRVGTFTTAGIHLLPPVLSAFRRAHPDVELTVAEYEPPGGVLAVAAGEVDLALTHTYEPAEPAPPPAGVALEPLLVEELVLVTAPGHALAGGSGRLPVADLAGQPLVSSAASHPPRKGVEGALARAGATPAVAVESPGYALVCALVSAGLGVAVVPEMVAAMAATPLGVRQLEPADFRRTISVAHRGEESSPAAESLRALLRGAFGRAGN; this comes from the coding sequence ATGTACGACCCGACACGGCTGGCGGCGCTGGTGGCGGTCGCGGAGGCCGGTTCGATCACCCGCGCCGCCGCCCGACTGGGCTACACCGCACCCGCGCTCTCCCAGCAGATGGCCAAGCTCGAGCGGGAGGCGGGGGCGCCCCTGCTGGTGCGGCACCACCGCGGGGCCCGGCTGACGGCCGCGGGCGAGCTGCTGGCGGCACGGGCCCGCCGAGTGCTGGACGAGATGGACCAGGCACGGCACGAACTGGCCCGGCTGGCCGGTCTTTCCGGCGGGCGGCTGCGCGTCGGCACCTTCACCACGGCCGGTATCCATCTGCTGCCGCCGGTTCTGAGCGCCTTCCGCCGGGCGCACCCGGACGTGGAACTGACCGTCGCGGAGTACGAGCCGCCGGGCGGGGTCCTGGCGGTGGCGGCCGGCGAGGTGGATCTGGCGCTGACCCATACGTACGAACCGGCCGAGCCGGCTCCACCTCCGGCGGGAGTGGCTCTGGAACCGCTGCTCGTGGAGGAGTTGGTGCTGGTGACGGCACCCGGTCACGCGCTGGCGGGCGGCTCGGGCAGGCTGCCGGTGGCCGATCTCGCCGGGCAGCCGCTGGTCAGCAGCGCAGCCTCGCATCCGCCGCGCAAGGGCGTGGAAGGAGCCTTGGCGCGGGCCGGCGCTACTCCTGCCGTGGCGGTCGAGTCGCCGGGCTATGCGCTGGTGTGCGCACTGGTCAGTGCGGGGCTCGGCGTGGCGGTGGTGCCGGAGATGGTCGCCGCGATGGCCGCGACGCCGCTCGGTGTACGGCAGTTGGAACCGGCGGACTTCCGGCGGACGATTTCGGTCGCACACCGGGGCGAGGAATCCTCGCCAGCGGCCGAGTCTCTGCGGGCTCTGCTGCGCGGCGCGTTCGGCCGCGCAGGGAACTGA
- a CDS encoding ATP-binding protein produces MADHQEASVTLPSDPASVSAARRYATDVIAEWGLPIETEAVDTVRLIVSELATNAIQHTFGQSPTFTVDLRLDRDEQLRIGVTDSHPRWPQRLPAAVRQDNGRGMVIIRSLTAECGGQLSVAPTPEGGKTVWIALPWIVPVQS; encoded by the coding sequence ATGGCCGACCATCAGGAAGCCTCCGTCACCTTGCCGAGCGATCCCGCCTCGGTCTCCGCCGCCCGGAGATACGCCACAGACGTCATCGCCGAATGGGGTCTGCCCATCGAGACCGAGGCCGTCGACACAGTGCGGCTGATCGTTTCCGAACTCGCCACCAACGCCATCCAGCACACCTTCGGCCAGTCGCCGACCTTCACCGTCGACCTTCGTCTCGACCGTGACGAGCAGCTTCGCATCGGCGTCACCGACAGTCACCCGCGCTGGCCGCAGCGGCTGCCCGCGGCCGTACGCCAGGACAACGGCCGCGGCATGGTCATCATCCGCAGCCTGACCGCCGAGTGCGGTGGACAACTCTCCGTCGCACCGACCCCCGAGGGCGGCAAGACCGTCTGGATCGCCCTGCCCTGGATCGTTCCGGTCCAGAGCTGA
- a CDS encoding helix-turn-helix domain-containing protein: MQQGPAVRRRKLGEELRRLRLAAGLTSRDAARLAGWHQSKVSRIETGISGVRTSDVTLLLDVYTVADPQLRALLETLAGAADGMGSRWWHAYRGLIPPEYRDFISLEDQACAARTLETSVVPGLLQTPDYARAVTRAALVDLPAATVNSLVEVRLTRQSVLRAEKPLELCAVLDEAVLRREVGGRRVMRDQLRGLAETAQLPHVRLQVLPFSVGGYVGLTGPFVIFSFPNTSDLDVVVLDHLTSSLYLERKEDLEVYCAAFHAMQARALAPEDSLDLIARISDGS, translated from the coding sequence ATGCAGCAGGGTCCCGCGGTACGCCGCCGCAAGCTCGGCGAGGAGTTGCGGAGGCTGCGGCTGGCCGCGGGCCTCACCAGCAGGGACGCCGCACGGCTCGCCGGGTGGCACCAGTCGAAGGTGAGCCGCATCGAGACCGGAATCAGCGGGGTCAGGACGTCGGACGTCACTCTGCTGCTGGATGTGTACACGGTAGCCGATCCTCAACTGCGCGCGCTGCTCGAGACCTTGGCCGGTGCGGCCGACGGTATGGGCAGCCGGTGGTGGCATGCGTACCGCGGACTGATCCCTCCCGAGTACCGGGACTTCATCAGTCTGGAGGACCAGGCATGCGCCGCGCGGACGCTGGAGACTTCGGTGGTGCCGGGACTGCTGCAGACGCCGGACTATGCCCGCGCGGTGACCCGGGCGGCGCTGGTGGATCTGCCCGCCGCCACGGTGAACTCGCTGGTGGAGGTGAGGCTGACCCGCCAGTCGGTGCTCCGGGCGGAGAAGCCGTTGGAGCTGTGCGCGGTGCTCGACGAGGCGGTGCTACGGCGCGAGGTGGGCGGCCGGCGGGTGATGCGGGACCAGTTGCGGGGGCTGGCGGAGACGGCTCAACTGCCCCATGTGCGGCTCCAGGTACTGCCGTTCTCGGTCGGCGGCTATGTCGGCCTCACGGGACCTTTCGTTATTTTCTCTTTTCCGAACACTTCTGATCTGGACGTGGTTGTTCTCGACCACTTGACGAGTAGCCTCTACCTCGAGCGGAAAGAAGACCTTGAGGTGTACTGCGCCGCCTTCCACGCGATGCAGGCGCGGGCCCTTGCACCCGAGGACTCATTGGATCTCATCGCACGGATCAGTGATGGCTCGTAG
- a CDS encoding DUF397 domain-containing protein has product MSDCLAQDGLTWRRSSRSTGMNNCVEAARLPDDTLAVRDSKNVARPALRFSPAAWSQFLGVLGALHEGSVN; this is encoded by the coding sequence ATGTCCGACTGCCTCGCACAGGACGGCTTGACGTGGCGGCGCAGCAGCCGCAGCACGGGAATGAACAACTGCGTCGAGGCGGCCCGGCTGCCCGACGACACACTCGCCGTACGGGACTCGAAGAACGTCGCGCGTCCGGCGCTGCGCTTCTCCCCGGCAGCCTGGTCGCAATTCCTCGGCGTCCTCGGCGCGCTCCACGAAGGGAGCGTCAACTGA